The Dehalococcoidales bacterium nucleotide sequence TAAGCGCAGCGGGGTAAACCACCCCTGCCCCTGCCTGTATAGGGATACGGCGGAGAGCTTCCCCTAAAACCAAAACCACTGCCTCCCCGCTGACCTCGTCCAAGATAATTTCTACCAAACATATTTCACCCCCTTCTTATCTTATGGCCTAAAAACTTCTAGCCGTCTTTTTTCATGGTCAACAGCCGGATGCCGCTTAGTTGCCGGAAGGTCGCCCCCTGGCTGACGCTACGAAGCACGCTTTCCGGTTCGATAACCAGCGTACCGGAAACGGCGCTGACGCCGTAGTCGAAAAGCACCGATGAAAGGGGCGCCGTCCCACCCAGGATAACGACATATGTTTCTGGCCTGCACAGCGCGAGCAAATGCTCGATGGTATGGTTAATGAAAGCCGTGCCGGTAATCCCTACGATATCCGCCTGCGGGAGGAAGGTTTCCGCCGCTTCTTCGGATAAATCCCCATCCTGCGGATTTTTCTCGATAACCCAGAGCTCTTTGGCCGCCTGGCGCAGTCGGGGCACAAAGGGGAAATGGCCGATGATGGCCACTCTTTTGCCCTCCCCGTTTTTCATGATAAGGTCGCCGGCATTCAACTCGACGCAGCGCTTTTCATCGACTTCCAGCAAAGAGTTGATGGCGGCCATGCCGATAGCCGCTTCCATGGGACTAAGGGAACTGGCCATTTCAGCTAAAGACCGGGAGTCTTTTTCCAGCAGCCGGCCTGCTTCACTTACCGGCGCCCGGTTATGATGGGGGCCGGACTCGTGGGGAGTAGATGCCAGCCCGCAGTGCCGGGTCACTACCGCCGTCTGGAAAGGTCCCTGTCTTATCTCTCGCAGCGGTGACGTGTAATCCAGTGATGACAGCAAATCTTCGATTATTTTCACTCCGCTCCTTAGCTTTATAATTTATATCCTGCCGCGGCAGCCGCGCCCTCCGCGGTGCGGGCCGAAACCGGCTGGCGTAACGGGCCTGATGCCCGGCTCGCGGCATTGCGGGCATAGTTCAGGCAAGGCGGTAACCGGCGTTTCCAGCTCCCATTCATGTCCCTGCCGGCAGCGGAACCGCCGATACGTAACCTCGAAGTTGCCCCCCTCGATTCTGATAGCTTTACCGTTGAGCAGCGCGTCCGCCACTTTGTGTCTCGCCGCTGCCAGGATACGCTGGAAAGTAGGCCGGGAGACGTTCATTTTCTCCGCCCCCTGCTCCTGCTCCAGCCCTTCCAGGTCTTTAAGGCGCAGGGCTTCAGCTTCTTCCACAGACATGGCGACCTCTTCAAGGTCTCGCAGAGGCACGCCCGCCGGCTTGAAAAAAGTTACACCCGGTAAAAACTCAACGCGGCGGCATTTTGGCGGCCTGGACATTCTTGCCTCCTGAATAATGAGCATATGCTCACTATTAATGTTAAATCTTGTTAGACTAATTGTCAATATCACCGGAATAATTGGGGCAGATTGTTGCTTATTCATGACCGTTTGCTTGTTGAAGCATTCCGCCGGCTGCCGCTGGTAAAGCCGGGGGGCTTAACCGTTTTCATTAATAATCCATAGCATCTCTTGGTATTGACAGGATAGTATATGCATTATAAACTATTTATATACCATATAGTATTATTATCGTAATGATTAATCCCAAGGGCACAGCCCTGCCGGCGGCCCGCGGGATTATTTTAATTCAGCGCGTGACGGGAATATTATAAAATGGACAAAAAAGAAGTTATCGAACAAATTATCGACCTGCAGCAGCGGTTCAGCCGGGCTGTCATCCCCTACGCTATAGAGTCCTGGCGGGAGCTGGATGTCCCGCTGGCCCAGCTTAA carries:
- a CDS encoding DUF364 domain-containing protein, translated to MKIIEDLLSSLDYTSPLREIRQGPFQTAVVTRHCGLASTPHESGPHHNRAPVSEAGRLLEKDSRSLAEMASSLSPMEAAIGMAAINSLLEVDEKRCVELNAGDLIMKNGEGKRVAIIGHFPFVPRLRQAAKELWVIEKNPQDGDLSEEAAETFLPQADIVGITGTAFINHTIEHLLALCRPETYVVILGGTAPLSSVLFDYGVSAVSGTLVIEPESVLRSVSQGATFRQLSGIRLLTMKKDG